CCCTCCAAGGCGCTGATCCACGCCGCGGACGAGTTCCACAAGATGAGCCACGCAAGCGAAGGGCCGCTGGGGATCACTGCGGGCAAGCCGGAAATCGACCTGAGCCAGACGGTCGCCTGGAAGGACGGCATCGTGAAGCGGCTGACCGGCGGCGTCAGCGGGCTGATGCGCAAGGCGGGCGTTCGTGTGGTCGAGGGCCGCGCGCGGTTCCTGGACGGCAAGACGGTGGCGGTAAAGAAGGGTGATGAAACCACCCAGATCCGCGCCGAGCGCATCGTGATCGCTTCCGGGTCTGCGCCTGTGGAGCTGCCCTCCCTGCCCTTCGGCGGCGATATCCTGTCCTCGACCGAGGCGCTGTCGCTGCAGGCGGTGCCGGAAACCCTCGCCGTGGTGGGCGCGGGCTACATCGGGCTGGAGCTGGGCACCGCTTTTGCCAAGCTGGGTGCCAAGGTCACCGTGGTTGAGGCCGAGGACCGTATCCTGCCGCTTTACGATCAGGCCCTGACCCGGCCGGTTGCCAAGCGGCTGGAAACCCTGGGTATCAAGGTGATGACCGGCGCCAGGGCCGAAGGCTTTGCCGATGGCGTTCTGAGCACCAGCCAGGGCGAAATCAAGGCCGAGAAAGTCCTGGTCACAGTCGGCCGCCGCCCGCGCATGGACGGCATCGGCGTTGATGAGCTGGCGCTGACCCTGAACGGCCCCTACATCCGGATCGACAAGACCTGCCAGACCTCGATGCGCGGCATCTACGCCATCGGCGACGTCACCGGCGAGCCGATGCTGGCGCACCGGGCCATGGCGCAGGGCGAGATGGTGGCCGAACATGCCGCGGGCCACGCGGTGGAATGGGACAAGCGCGCCATTCCGGCGGTCTGCTTCACCGACCCGGAGATTGTCACCTGCGGCGCTCTGCCGGGCGAGGTGGAGGGCAGCAGCAGCACCGAATTCCCCTTTGCCGCAAATGGCCGCGCCATGAC
This window of the Leisingera daeponensis DSM 23529 genome carries:
- the lpdA gene encoding dihydrolipoyl dehydrogenase; the protein is MTDLKCKLLIIGAGPGGYVCAIRAGQLGVDTIVVDEANPGGTCLNVGCIPSKALIHAADEFHKMSHASEGPLGITAGKPEIDLSQTVAWKDGIVKRLTGGVSGLMRKAGVRVVEGRARFLDGKTVAVKKGDETTQIRAERIVIASGSAPVELPSLPFGGDILSSTEALSLQAVPETLAVVGAGYIGLELGTAFAKLGAKVTVVEAEDRILPLYDQALTRPVAKRLETLGIKVMTGARAEGFADGVLSTSQGEIKAEKVLVTVGRRPRMDGIGVDELALTLNGPYIRIDKTCQTSMRGIYAIGDVTGEPMLAHRAMAQGEMVAEHAAGHAVEWDKRAIPAVCFTDPEIVTCGALPGEVEGSSSTEFPFAANGRAMTTEREDGFIRVVWRDADKAVLGLQAVGAGVSELSAAFSLAIEMGACLEDIAATIHAHPTQSEGLQEACLRALGHALHI